A genomic segment from Aegilops tauschii subsp. strangulata cultivar AL8/78 chromosome 1, Aet v6.0, whole genome shotgun sequence encodes:
- the LOC109744257 gene encoding uncharacterized protein → MSRNNGKGPKLDLRLSFSRSRGGGRGGGGGGPSAAPPGGSNSPRRMSSSSSSSASPPSSCVSSEGSPEAGGGSGGSAMILAGCPRCMMYVMLSREDPKCPKCHSTVLLDFNDVGADHRNPGFGSGKVGKGKRG, encoded by the coding sequence ATGAGCAGGAACAATGGTAAGGGGCCGAAGCTGGACCTGAGGCTGAGCTTTTCGCGGTCAcgcggcggcggccgtggcggcggcggagggggtCCATCGGCTGCGCCGCCGGGAGGCAGCAACTCGCCGAGGAGGATGTCttcgtcgtcttcttcctccgcaTCCCCGCCGAGCTCGTGCGTGTCGTCGGAGGGGAGCCCGGAGGCTGGTGGGGGCAGTGGTGGCTCGGCGATGATCCTCGCGGGCTGCCCCCGGTGCATGATGTACGTGATGCTGTCGCGGGAGGACCCCAAGTGCCCCAAGTGCCACAGCACTGTGCTCCTCGACTTCAACGACGTCGGCGCCGACCACCGCAACCCAGGGTTCGGCTCCGGCAAGGTCGGCAAGGGCAAGCGCGGCTGA